One stretch of Weissella koreensis KACC 15510 DNA includes these proteins:
- the atpE gene encoding F0F1 ATP synthase subunit C: MATIGAGIAAAGAAIGTGIGNGRVIAAMIEGTSRQPELEGKLRTNMFVGVALIEAVPILAFVISLMLLSK; the protein is encoded by the coding sequence ATTGCTACTATTGGTGCAGGTATTGCTGCAGCTGGTGCCGCTATCGGTACCGGTATTGGTAACGGACGTGTTATTGCTGCGATGATCGAAGGAACATCACGTCAACCTGAACTAGAAGGAAAGTTACGTACAAACATGTTCGTTGGAGTCGCTTTGATCGAAGCCGTTCCTATCTTGGCTTTCGTTATCTCATTGATGTTGCTTTCAAAGTAA